A segment of the Bacillus licheniformis DSM 13 = ATCC 14580 genome:
TTTGAAACAAAATAAAAAAACAAAAGCGCCGGCAGGCAACTGGACGTTGCTTTTGGGCGCCGCTTTTTTAATGGCCACATCTGCAATCGGGCCGGGATTTTTAACACAAACCACAGTATTTACACAATCTTTGGCCGCAAGCTTCGGCTTTGTCATCCTCGTTTCCATCATTTTAGATATTTTCGCCCAAACCAATGTGTGGAGAATTATTGCGGTTTCTGAAAAAAGAGGGCAGGAAATCGCCAACCTCGTCTTACCGGGACTCGGCTATTTTATCGCCTTTCTTGTCGTTCTGGGCGGGCTTGCCTTCAACATCGGCAATATCGGAGGCGCCGGTCTCGGCATGCAGGTTTTATTCGGCATTTCGCCGCAGATGGGAGCCATCATCAGCGCCGTCATCGCGATTTTGATCTTTGTCATTAAAGAAGCGGGAAAAGCGATGGACCGGTTTACGCTGATCGCAGGCTTTGTCATGATTTTACTGACGGTGTACGTCGCTGTCACCACCGGACCTCCGGTAGGGGAAGCGATAACGAAGACGGTCATGCCTGATAACATTGATTATCTTGCGATTATAACGCTTGTCGGCGGTACGGTCGGCGGATACATTACATTTGCCGGCGGACACCGATTGCTTGATGCGGGTGTTAAAGGGAAGGATGCGATCCCTGAAGTAACGAAAAGCTCTGTTTCCGGCATTTTGATCACGTCTGTCATG
Coding sequences within it:
- a CDS encoding NRAMP family divalent metal transporter, whose protein sequence is MKQNKKTKAPAGNWTLLLGAAFLMATSAIGPGFLTQTTVFTQSLAASFGFVILVSIILDIFAQTNVWRIIAVSEKRGQEIANLVLPGLGYFIAFLVVLGGLAFNIGNIGGAGLGMQVLFGISPQMGAIISAVIAILIFVIKEAGKAMDRFTLIAGFVMILLTVYVAVTTGPPVGEAITKTVMPDNIDYLAIITLVGGTVGGYITFAGGHRLLDAGVKGKDAIPEVTKSSVSGILITSVMRIALFLAVLGVVSKGMQINPDNPPASVFQHAAGNVGYKIFGLVMWSAAITSVIGAAYTSVSFFKTFSPKIEKNSRGIIIVFIIVSTLCFVTIGKPVNLLVLAGALNGLILPIALGSLLIGAHKKNVIGDYRHPIWLTIPGILVVIVMAIMGGYTLINEIPKLWG